CCGAATTACCTCAAAAAATCAGACACCCTTTCGACAAAAACCATCTCCTCTCTCTGATCCCTTCTCCCAAATACCAAGAAGGACGATTCCGCTGCGATGCATGCGGAAAAGAGGGTGACGGCTTCGCTTACCACTGCGGAGACTGCGGAATCGATCTTCACACGGTTTGTGCTAACATGCCTTCTCGAGTCACCCACCAATCTCACCCTCACCACCAACTTTCTTTAACGTTTTCCGTGCCACCGGGGGGACCAGGATCCGTTACGGCATCTAGCTTCCGCTGTTGCATTTGCCGTGGTCTAGGGTCTAACTCGTGGCTCTATAGCTGCAGAGAGTGTGGTGGATTCGATGCTCATTTGTTGTGCGCTAGAAGAAAATTAGCTGCTACTACAAATTTGGTCCAGCATGTTGAACAAATCATAGGACTCGTAGTTGTCGGCACCACCAAAGGATACGGTTTATTATTAATAACCGGACTAGAAACATTAACaatcttgtaagttgtaaccaatacaccttttgttaatgtttctagtCCGGTTATTAATAATAAACCGTATCCTTTGGTGGTGCCGACAACTACGAGTCCTATGATTAGATCGATGATTAATGAGATGATTAATAATCTTGTAACCAATACACCGCAAAATCCAAGCCAGGTCTCTCAGCTTCATGAATTGCTCGGACCATTGGGAATGGGCAGTGGCGGACCAATTGATGGACCCggttcatcttcgtcttctggTTTTCTCGGTTTTGATCCGTCGGTTTTCACATCAGTTGACCCGTCGGTGTTTGCTGGATTTGACCCTTCTTTGCTTTCTACTTTATTCTCCGGACTTGATTTCTTCTCCTAATTAATGTTTTCGAACATGCAGATCTCTATAACTTTtgatctattttattcattagtaTACTAAATGTTATTGCGTTTTGGTGATGTATTTGAACAATTCAAATAAATGGAAAATGGTTTCATATATACTTTCATCTCTGTCTTCATGTTAGGCTAATCCTTATGGTCGGagacattcttttttttttttaatagaataccGTTGGCAGGAGGGCCTGGTGAGATGTTAAGttggattttaatttgttttataaaaaaagatataaaaagtaATGCCTAAACGCAATTAAAGTATGGTAAAAAGAAGCAATGATGTATTAGGACAGCATtcggttgttcaaaaaaaaaagaaaaaaaggacagCATTCTATTTTATGCACAAATTCAATGaaagatttgtatttttttttaatcaatatcacaatattactttttattttccttctttacaaatttcttttatttaacattttctaaaaaaataaacatgattatTTGTATAATCAATAATCAGCTAAATGTTACTGATGATCATTAAAGATATGAAATTGATGATATTGTTGTTtagtaaaaaagaaagtaattaaCTTAAAACTCTAGACGTTTTGAccaaaaaacttaaaactctagacaaaaaaagacaaaaaaaaaaatatgaattaaagaTACGAAATTGATGATTGTATTAAATTTTATCATCTATTTTTCATATCTTGCTACTAAATTAGTGATGTTATTAAGTTGATCCGGCAgaaaatatgtaagaaaattGATGAtactacaaaattaataatgtcaaagatgtaaaagaaaatttatggtACTACTAAACTAGTGATAATACAGGggtcttttttggtttctaatatgtatatatggtcaataattatatctatattattattttcacagcaaCTTTGGCAAAGAAGGCTTGAAGTTGAGAATTATTTACATCTCATGCCattgtaatttaatattttctttaataaaattatataaaaaaaaatcatttcaactcttttccattaacaaaaacaaaaatttcttaatttatctccttattaaatctgaaataaaatttccaaatttcattCTCCTAGAATCTCTCTACAAATTCTTTACAATAAtcgattttaaatataaatttatgaggAGCCTATAAATCAGCTACATTTGATTTTCTATCTTCCTAATTAATCACCACATTCaattctaaaatacaataattttgtcccgaatttctatatataaaatcatattaaaaaattaatgacttataatcaatcaaaattaatctaataatataaacttggcatattcccatatatatattatgcgattttatagttattaatttgttttaattaatttgtttttatacgattttatatatagaaatttgggacaaaattatagtattttagaatTGAATGTGGTGATTAATGAGATTAAGTTGAATATGTCCACCTATATGTTGAATATATCCACTTATAAATAATGTTGACCCCTATTCTCAAGTTAGTATCACTAGCAACATAAAAAGATGCACCTATTTGCTATGCTCATTTGGCAACTGTACATATACAACTGTGATGAAATA
The Camelina sativa cultivar DH55 chromosome 6, Cs, whole genome shotgun sequence genome window above contains:
- the LOC109133400 gene encoding differentially expressed in FDCP 8 homolog, whose translation is MGRPKPEDSIRHFSHPHPLFNSSLIPQDQSSSSFCCVFCKLKFLNLPSYSCKPCNYHIHLKCSELPQKIRHPFDKNHLLSLIPSPKYQEGRFRCDACGKEGDGFAYHCGDCGIDLHTVCANMPSRVTHQSHPHHQLSLTFSVPPGGPGSVTASSFRCCICRGLGSNSWLYSCRECGGFDAHLLCARRKLAATTNLVQHVEQIIGLVVVGTTKGYGLLLITGLETLTIL